A stretch of Caenorhabditis elegans chromosome IV DNA encodes these proteins:
- the dlc-3 gene encoding Dynein light chain (Confirmed by transcript evidence), whose protein sequence is MMRINGFGKKLSAKQMRAKFERQTECDFDELKESRKWREPPEKALRFENVIIQDTNLPFEQVEESKKMLGDALQLCGIENEIASFMKRKFDAKYGGHWQCVVGRNFGSHLDPIQFIHFTVSKISVILFR, encoded by the exons atgaTGAGAATTAATGGATTCGGGAAGAAATTATCGGCCAAACAAATGCGCGCCAAGTTTGAAAGGCAAACTGAGTGTGATTTCGATGAGTT aaaagaaTCTCGAAAATGGCGTGAACCACCAGAAAAGGCTcttcgttttgaaaatgtcataATTCAAGACACAAATTTGCCATTTGAACAAGTCGAGGAATCGAAGAAAATGTTAGGAGATGCTCTGCAATTATgtggaattgaaaatgaaattgcaaGTTTTATGAAACGGAAATTTGATGCTAAATATG GTGGACACTGGCAATGTGTGGTTGGCAGAAACTTTGGCAGTCACCTGGATCcaattcaatttattcattttacagtttcaaaaatctcagtGATTTTGTTCAGATGA
- the Y10G11A.1 gene encoding 5'-nucleotidase (Confirmed by transcript evidence) — protein sequence MMKKMTNHAVPFIIFSAGIGTIIEMYLRHKFGRVESNTHVVSNMMGFDDDGYVNSFSDPLIHVFCKNSSVMPADRTFSEQIEGRKNVILLGDSVGDAFMDVGVEEEQVSLKIGFVNHDADKLVDKYLNYFDIVLVDDQSMDIPNQILEAIYNNKNY from the exons ATGATGAAAAAGATGACGAATCACGCGGTGccattcatcattttttccgCCGGAATCGGAACAATCATCGAAATGTACCTCCGACATAAATTCGGCCGAGTCGAATCGAACACCCATGTCGTGTCGAATATGATGGGATTCGACGACGACGGATATGTTAACTCGTTCTCCGATCCTCTGATCCATGTTTTCTGCAAGAATTCATCGGTTATGCCGGCGGATCGCACGTTTTCCGAGCAAATTGAGGGAAGGAAGAATGTGATTCTGTTGGGTGATAGTGTTGGAGACGCTTTTATGGATGTTGGTGTTGAGGAGGAACAAGTTTCACTCAAAATCGGATTTGTTAATCATGAT gcTGACAAGCTCGTCGACAAATATCTCAACTATTTTGACATTGTCCTCGTGGACGATCAATCGATGGATATTCCCAATCAGATTTTGGAGGCGatttataataataaaaattactga
- the dlc-3 gene encoding Dynein light chain (Confirmed by transcript evidence), which yields MLAMARKKLSLRRKESRKWREPPEKALRFENVIIQDTNLPFEQVEESKKMLGDALQLCGIENEIASFMKRKFDAKYGGHWQCVVGRNFGSHLDPIQFIHFTVSKISVILFR from the exons atgTTGGCAATGGCAAGAAAGAAATTGAGTCTCCGGCG aaaagaaTCTCGAAAATGGCGTGAACCACCAGAAAAGGCTcttcgttttgaaaatgtcataATTCAAGACACAAATTTGCCATTTGAACAAGTCGAGGAATCGAAGAAAATGTTAGGAGATGCTCTGCAATTATgtggaattgaaaatgaaattgcaaGTTTTATGAAACGGAAATTTGATGCTAAATATG GTGGACACTGGCAATGTGTGGTTGGCAGAAACTTTGGCAGTCACCTGGATCcaattcaatttattcattttacagtttcaaaaatctcagtGATTTTGTTCAGATGA
- the Y10G11A.1 gene encoding 5'-nucleotidase (Confirmed by transcript evidence) translates to MVGSLKLDELLSLPQVHVKDIKSLTDKLQNIVSGGADQLMVISDFDFTLSRFADKSGNRCSSCYCVFDSAVGTNNPEWCRKFVGLYHKYGPIEHDHSLSIEEKVPFMEAWWQQSHGLIIQGGFKKQAIDDYVAHCNIQLRDNADIMMKKMTNHAVPFIIFSAGIGTIIEMYLRHKFGRVESNTHVVSNMMGFDDDGYVNSFSDPLIHVFCKNSSVMPADRTFSEQIEGRKNVILLGDSVGDAFMDVGVEEEQVSLKIGFVNHDADKLVDKYLNYFDIVLVDDQSMDIPNQILEAIYNNKNY, encoded by the exons ATGGTTGGTTCCTTAAAACTCGACGAACTCCTTTCCCTACCACAAGTCCACGTTAAGGACATTAAATCACTAACTGATAAGCTTCAAAACATCGTCTCGGGCGGTGCAGATCAACTGATGGTCATTTCGGATTTCGACTTTACACTGTCCAGATTTGCCGATAAATCCGGCAATCGATGCTCATCGTGCTATTGTGTATTCGATAGTGCTGTTGGAACGAATAATCCGGAATGGTGTCGGAAATTTGTCGGATTGTATCATAAATATGGTCCAATTGAGCACGATCATTCTCTGAGCATTGAGGAGAAGGTTCCGTTTATGGAAGCATG GTGGCAACAATCTCACGGACTAATTATTCAAGGAGGATTCAAGAAACAGGCTATTGATGACTATGTGGCACATTGTAATATTCAATTGAG agacAACGCCGACATAATGATGAAAAAGATGACGAATCACGCGGTGccattcatcattttttccgCCGGAATCGGAACAATCATCGAAATGTACCTCCGACATAAATTCGGCCGAGTCGAATCGAACACCCATGTCGTGTCGAATATGATGGGATTCGACGACGACGGATATGTTAACTCGTTCTCCGATCCTCTGATCCATGTTTTCTGCAAGAATTCATCGGTTATGCCGGCGGATCGCACGTTTTCCGAGCAAATTGAGGGAAGGAAGAATGTGATTCTGTTGGGTGATAGTGTTGGAGACGCTTTTATGGATGTTGGTGTTGAGGAGGAACAAGTTTCACTCAAAATCGGATTTGTTAATCATGAT gcTGACAAGCTCGTCGACAAATATCTCAACTATTTTGACATTGTCCTCGTGGACGATCAATCGATGGATATTCCCAATCAGATTTTGGAGGCGatttataataataaaaattactga